The Opitutales bacterium genomic sequence GTAGCTTACATTCTTGGAGAGATCATGTTTCGCGGCTTATCAATCAAGATGGATCGCCGGGCCTTCATTACCGATGCGGAGCTCACGTATTTGATCGACGTGTTAGTAGAGCGCATAGATCACTTCACTAGACACGATGGCCGACCGCCACGGGTGGTTGAATTTGGGGTGGGCGGCGGCAGCTTGAGTATCGCTCTAAAAAATGAGCGCCCGAAGACCTTACTCACTGGACTGGATCTTGACGGGGGCGCCCTGGAACTAGCCAAGGAGAATGTTCGGGCACATTCATTAGACATCCGGCTTCTAGAAAGCGACTTTTTCCAGGCCTGGCCTGATGGTGAGACTGGCCCGGATTTTGTTTTTGCAGACCCACCCTGGGGGACTGAATCGGACCTCTATGATACAGTCCGCGATGCCGCCCACTACCACAATATGCCGCCGCTATCGGCCTTTCCTGCAGAGGGCGGACGCACGGGGCTTCATCGGCGTCTCATCGATGAGGTTGCGAACATGCACTGGAACACGACCGCACTCCTGAACCTTGGGAATTTGCCCGACGAGGAGGTCGAGTCACTACGCATCCATGCTGCCCCTCATGGCGCAGTTTCCGTCCTTGACCTGAAAGTCGTCCGCATTTTGGAGGTAGTTTATCATTGATTACAGATGGGGGCTGGCGAGCCTGTCGGCCATGGTAGAGGAAAGTGCTAACGAATCTAACAAGTCCGCATGGGACCGGCTTTATCGCGCGACCTCAAATCCAGTCTGGGGCGAGGAGCCACTGGCCTTTCTAGAAAGTGTGATTGAGCCTTTGGGAACTAACTTGGGAGCAGGCCGTACTTTTCTTGATGCAGCCACGGGTGAGGGGCGCAATTTGCCATTTTTTATTGATGCGGGAAATGAAATCTACGCCTGCGACGCTTCTGCGGGAGCCTTGTCCAAGTTGGCTCAACGGTTTGGTAATCGTATCAAAACGACTCAGTGTGACCTTTCTCAAACGCCCTATCCGAACGCTTCGTTTGATTTGATCCTGATGGCAGATGTCATCGAAACTCTTCCAGAAGCAGCTCAGGTTTTAGAAGAGATGGCTCGAGTATTACGCCCCGGAGGCAAACTCCTGTGTAATATCCCGGACGATACTGAGGAGATCGCCGGAGAGGATATGGTAGGCTTGGGTAGCCACACCTATCTGTACCAGAATAATTACTACTACCGTTTCTATTCTCGCGAACAGGCGATAGGTCTGTTGGAAAAGGCAGGAATGGAAGTGATTTATGCAGAGGAACACACCTGGTCGGAGGCACCACATCCCGAATTTCGCAGCTACGCCCATGACCACCGCAGCTTGGTTTTGATCAGCCGCAAGCCTATGGCTTAGAGACCCTCGCCCGGCATGATGAACTGGTTGACAAAAATCCTACGCATCTACCCAGGCGAGATCGTTCCAGTCTCACAGTTTGTGCTGTTATCTCTGCTGATGCAGGCGGGATTGACCGCCGGCATCACGGCGGCGGATTCCATTTTCTTCGTCCAGGAAGGGGTAGATAAACTACCCGTGATCTACATAGCAGCACCGGTTATGATGCTGTTTTATATCCCGTTGATCACGGTACTCCTCAGCCGATTTGGGATCGAATTTGTCGTCCGTTTCAGCAACACGATTCTGCTTATGGGAGGCGTCGGACTCTTTGCTGGATTCTATCTTTCAGGGAGTGGAGACAGCGGATACCCGACCTGGCTCATCTATACGGCAAAGCTCTACACCTATCTCTGGTATGTCGGCATTTATTCCACACTGTGGAACTACATCGACACTTATTTCGACCTCCAGACAGGCAAGCGCGTTTATGGGCTATTCAGTGCTGGGGCTGCACTCGGGGCGATGCTGGGAGGGGCTTTAGTCAAATCGATCACCGAGTATGCGTCAGTCGAATGGGTATTTCTGGTGTGGAGCGCTTGCGCGCTTGCTGCCTTTGGGGTGCTGGCTTGGATCAACAAAACCCAAGTAAAACTGACGGATACCGATACCGAAGACGGGCCAGAAGGGACGTTCCTAGAACGGCTGAGTCACATGCTTGAGACCTTTAATGGCTCCCGCTTTGCGATCCTCATCACCCTACTGCTCTTCTCCACACTGTCGCTCACGAGCGTCTGTGAATTTATTACCATGGGCATCTTCTCGGAGGGTAGAAGTGAGGAGGAGCTGGCGGGGCTTTTCGGGATGCTCACGATGGCCACCAACGGGTTGAACCTGTTCATCAACCTCTTTCTGTTTAATAAGTTGGTCGCCGTGTTCGGGGTAAGAAATATGGCCTTCATTCAGCCCATAGCCTACCTCGCTGTCTTTCTTACCTTCTCGTTCACCGATGCATTCGCGGCAGCCTTCCTAGGCTACATGGCCTACCAGACCCTCTTGGTATCCATTGATAACAACAACTACAACTTCTTGTTCAACGCCCTCCCCAACAAAGCCAAGGAGCAAATCCGTACGTTTATCGAGGGATTTTGCGAGCCGTGCGCCGCGGCCATTGCGGGTATTTTCCTGCTGACCTGGGGAAGAGATATGACGGTGCCCAAGCTTGCCGGAACTGCCCTTGCCGGTGTCGCGGCCATGTTTATCTGCGTTGCCCTGCTGCGAAACGAATATATACAAGCTTTAGTACGCAATCTTCGAAGCACCTGGCTTGATCTATCCATCTCGCTAAAAGATACCGTCCAATCGCTCTCCCGTGGCGAACTGAACCGCATCATTACTTATGCGCGATCCGACGACTACCGATCTGCATTAACGGCGATTCGTTTTTTATGGCTGCGCGATCAGAAACTCGCCCTTGAATCGCTCATCGATCTGATGCCACGCCTGGACGACGACGACCTAAACGAAGCCGCACGCATATTAGAAGAGATCCTAGTTGCAGAAAATCCCGAGGTCACCGCGCAGCTAATCCTTTGGATTGAGGATATAAACCATACATCGGTCCTGAAGCATCCTCGTATTTTCGAAACACTGGTCACTCATGGGCTGCTCTCGGACGCGTCGATTCAATTGCTCATGCCGCAGGGCACACAGATCGCAAGACACCCCATGCATGCATCTGGGACCCATGACGAAGCGACTGCGCGCGATCGCGGACATTTTCTTCAGCAGCTCGCAGATATGCTGCATGGCGGGGATTCCGATAGGGTCATTGCCCTCAAAATTCTCAATAACCGCGGTGAGCGTTCTTTTATACCTGAGGTCATTCCTTACGCGACACACGAAAACCCATCCGTTCGTCTAGCTGCTTTGGAAGCATTGGCGAAGCTCTCTGGACCCGACGACCAAGCTTATGTCAGGCCCCTCATCAAGAAATTGCGCCTAGACGATCAAAGAGAGGTGAAAGCAACCATAGACATGATCGCCCACACGGGCGATATGGGTGCGGTGGGCCTCTTGATTGAACGCAGCAACACCTTTACCCCGAGCGAAAATCTGCTGCTCGAACGGACGATCGCGACCCTCGGAAAACGCTGCGTACCGATCGTTGTCGAGAGCCTCCTCAATCCACGCTTAAACTATCGATCACGCGAGTGTGCCGCACAGATCCTGAGCCATATCTCCTTCTATCAACTGGAAGTGTTGTTTCACTCGATCGTACGAGAGGAGCTAAAACGTTCTACGGGCTTTGCAGATTTCTATCGATTCCTCGCTCACCCAGAGATCAGCAGCCCAGCGCTCAACTTGTTGCCACGGTATTATTCGGAACAAACCGTCGCTGCGACGAATTTTATTCTCAGCCTCTATCAATTGATGGGGCGCCTTCCAGACATGGATCTCATCCGTTCGACGCTTTATTCAGATAACATCAAAGAGCGCGGTAACGCGGCCGAGACCGTCAGTCAGTCATGCGGCCGAATCGTCAGCGCCAAAATCTTCAGTAATATCGAGAAAGTCGGCCGGTATGGCCCTATACAGACTCATAGCGTGCGCGTCAGCGGTCAGGCTCTCCGCACTTGGCTCTCCCAACAAGCAGAACAGACATCCGAGCTCGAGTGGATTTTGACCATTCAGGCAATGTGGGAGCTCAAAGACGAAGCGGCCAATGCAGTCTGCCACAAACGACTCGTAAATTCTGAGAGTAGTCTAGAGCGTGAACAAATGCGTGAGTTAATAAAGCGTTCAGTCGCCGACCGCTCGAAGCGCCTACCGATTTACACACCAGCCGAACGTATTTGGGCCGCATCTCAATCGCAGCTGCTCGACGGCCTCGATCTCTTTGAGATCACACACATGATCGACTCGATAAAATCGCGTGATTTCGAACCGGAATCTACGGTGATCCCACCGGATTCTGAGGCAAAATCTGCGTGGTTTGTGCATGAGGGTTCAGTCGACTTCCGGCTTAATGAAGGCGATGCCTGGAACACGCTAGAAAACCCTCAAGCCTTCGGGCATGAAGCCGCCATCTCAGAGGGCCCTCACCAGATCGTGGCACGCGCAGGACGAGAGGGTTGCCGACTTTTTGAGGTAGATCATAGAGCCATTCAACGGGCCATCGATGTTTCCGCCAATGTCGGCATTCACTTCCTCACACTCAAGGTAGGATACCGCCCTTAGGACAGCCATGAACCTCAATCTGAAGAAGCTCGTATTCTGCCTCATTCTGCCCGTTCTTTCGCTGCAGATTCTTCTTCAGGGCATATTGATCTACGTCGAAATGCGGAAGACGATCATCGGCGGCATCGACGATGTCTTACACACGGTGAGCGATACATTGGGCGGCTTCTTGCATGGCGAGCAGCACAAGGAACTCTTGCGCCCGCGGAGCATCACCGACCTACAACTCTCCCCGGTCCCGGAAGAGCTGTGGGCACTCGACCGCGAAACAGGCGAACTGTTGGTCGTAAACACAGAAAATGGACGAGCACATCCTGCCAGCACAGCAACCGATCAGGCTTGGATATCGATCACTCCTGGACCGGATATGACACTGTTTGCACTGGCAAAAAATGGCAGGCACATCTGGCAGCTCACCCCATTAGGTACAGCGATCATAGATACAGAAATGGTGGGACAGCTCGAACGACCTCAACGACGCATCACCGGCTTTAACGCAAGTGAGCGCACCCTGGTCGTTTTTGGGGAGGCAGGTTTGGCCGATTATGCCCTAGACTCTCAGAAATTGAGCGAGCCCGTTGACCGGCCCATTCTAAATTCTCTGGAAGCATGGATGCCTCGCGCAGCAGCCGGTTGGGTTGGATATGATGCTGAAACCACAACGATCGTCTATTTGTCTCGCTCTTTCCTTCCCGAAGAGACCATCGCACTCGAAGGAGTAAAAAATCAAGATATCTTCAGCCTCCTGATCCCACGAGGATCGGATGAAGTCTGGGCGGCAGGTAACAAATTGCTGCGTATTCGCCTGACCGACACCGCACGCATTTCAGATGAATTCCCCGAGGGGTTCTATTCCATGCAAAGCAGGTATTATCGAGACGCCCGCAATGCGATGCTACTAATGAAAGCAGAGCTGGGGTTGAAATACCTCTACACCCAGCGATTGACTGACGGAAAACAGATAGAATACGGCATCGATGCGACACCGGAGGACCACCCAGACTTCTGCCCCCCAGGGACGATGGATGTGATTGATCCAGCTGATTACGACGCGCTCACAAAATCTGTGTACCACGACGGCACCTATATCAGCGACATTCAGTTCTGGGAGCGATGGGGATATCTCAAAAGCGCCTATGCCCCCATCTTCAGCGACACTGGAGAAGTCATAGCCATGACCGGGGTAGATCTCAGCGCTCAAGCAGTCGACGTGGAAACCCGCAAAGCTACCTACGCGGCATTTATTTTGGGTGCCATTTTTATCCTGTTTTCGGGGTCTGTTTCAGCGTGGATCGCGCTTAGATTGACTAGTCCAATCGACTCCATGAAGCACAGCGCCCTCCTAATCGCTGCAAGCCAATATCAAAGGCGAATGCCAGAGCAGGGCATCACTGAGCTAA encodes the following:
- a CDS encoding HEAT repeat domain-containing protein — its product is MMNWLTKILRIYPGEIVPVSQFVLLSLLMQAGLTAGITAADSIFFVQEGVDKLPVIYIAAPVMMLFYIPLITVLLSRFGIEFVVRFSNTILLMGGVGLFAGFYLSGSGDSGYPTWLIYTAKLYTYLWYVGIYSTLWNYIDTYFDLQTGKRVYGLFSAGAALGAMLGGALVKSITEYASVEWVFLVWSACALAAFGVLAWINKTQVKLTDTDTEDGPEGTFLERLSHMLETFNGSRFAILITLLLFSTLSLTSVCEFITMGIFSEGRSEEELAGLFGMLTMATNGLNLFINLFLFNKLVAVFGVRNMAFIQPIAYLAVFLTFSFTDAFAAAFLGYMAYQTLLVSIDNNNYNFLFNALPNKAKEQIRTFIEGFCEPCAAAIAGIFLLTWGRDMTVPKLAGTALAGVAAMFICVALLRNEYIQALVRNLRSTWLDLSISLKDTVQSLSRGELNRIITYARSDDYRSALTAIRFLWLRDQKLALESLIDLMPRLDDDDLNEAARILEEILVAENPEVTAQLILWIEDINHTSVLKHPRIFETLVTHGLLSDASIQLLMPQGTQIARHPMHASGTHDEATARDRGHFLQQLADMLHGGDSDRVIALKILNNRGERSFIPEVIPYATHENPSVRLAALEALAKLSGPDDQAYVRPLIKKLRLDDQREVKATIDMIAHTGDMGAVGLLIERSNTFTPSENLLLERTIATLGKRCVPIVVESLLNPRLNYRSRECAAQILSHISFYQLEVLFHSIVREELKRSTGFADFYRFLAHPEISSPALNLLPRYYSEQTVAATNFILSLYQLMGRLPDMDLIRSTLYSDNIKERGNAAETVSQSCGRIVSAKIFSNIEKVGRYGPIQTHSVRVSGQALRTWLSQQAEQTSELEWILTIQAMWELKDEAANAVCHKRLVNSESSLEREQMRELIKRSVADRSKRLPIYTPAERIWAASQSQLLDGLDLFEITHMIDSIKSRDFEPESTVIPPDSEAKSAWFVHEGSVDFRLNEGDAWNTLENPQAFGHEAAISEGPHQIVARAGREGCRLFEVDHRAIQRAIDVSANVGIHFLTLKVGYRP
- a CDS encoding methyltransferase, giving the protein MDASQLSQLEAAAGDNRARLARWVKRLELGEPVAYILGEIMFRGLSIKMDRRAFITDAELTYLIDVLVERIDHFTRHDGRPPRVVEFGVGGGSLSIALKNERPKTLLTGLDLDGGALELAKENVRAHSLDIRLLESDFFQAWPDGETGPDFVFADPPWGTESDLYDTVRDAAHYHNMPPLSAFPAEGGRTGLHRRLIDEVANMHWNTTALLNLGNLPDEEVESLRIHAAPHGAVSVLDLKVVRILEVVYH
- a CDS encoding class I SAM-dependent methyltransferase, encoding MVEESANESNKSAWDRLYRATSNPVWGEEPLAFLESVIEPLGTNLGAGRTFLDAATGEGRNLPFFIDAGNEIYACDASAGALSKLAQRFGNRIKTTQCDLSQTPYPNASFDLILMADVIETLPEAAQVLEEMARVLRPGGKLLCNIPDDTEEIAGEDMVGLGSHTYLYQNNYYYRFYSREQAIGLLEKAGMEVIYAEEHTWSEAPHPEFRSYAHDHRSLVLISRKPMA